The Actinomycetota bacterium genome includes a region encoding these proteins:
- a CDS encoding L,D-transpeptidase/peptidoglycan binding protein, with translation MIVSVVAATGTAVANDMRRYRHAWQDRALPGAVIQAVDLAGMDRTRALAAIEDALAPVLDRPVTLRFEDRTWTTSLRDLGATTDAEQVVDAAIDASRDVSWRTLAEVRWRGRQVPFEATVTVDQPRDTARQLVRAIADTLYIAPANAELSWNRERIWTTPHRVGRAVQFEPTAEALLAALRGGPDTVTVVTEELRPEVTTAAYAQVLFLRQGQHRLDLYLDGRVAGSYRVAVGTGNDPTPTGVYHVSQKRYRPTWVNPSPNGWGRGMPRRIGPGPNNPLGLRALNWSAPGAIRFHGTANVDSLGRDASHGCVRLSNPDIVGLYGQVDVGAVIVSIR, from the coding sequence GTGATCGTGTCCGTCGTCGCCGCCACAGGCACCGCCGTCGCCAACGACATGCGCCGGTACCGCCACGCGTGGCAGGACCGTGCCTTGCCCGGCGCCGTGATCCAAGCGGTCGACCTCGCCGGCATGGACCGAACCCGAGCGCTCGCCGCGATCGAGGACGCGTTGGCGCCGGTGTTGGACCGGCCGGTGACGCTGCGGTTCGAGGACCGGACGTGGACAACGTCGTTGCGGGACCTCGGAGCCACCACGGACGCCGAGCAGGTCGTCGACGCGGCCATCGACGCCTCGCGTGACGTGTCCTGGCGGACGTTGGCCGAGGTTCGGTGGCGCGGCCGGCAGGTGCCGTTCGAAGCGACGGTCACGGTCGACCAGCCCCGCGACACGGCGCGCCAGTTGGTGCGCGCCATCGCCGACACGCTGTACATCGCCCCCGCCAACGCCGAGCTGTCGTGGAACCGCGAACGGATCTGGACCACCCCGCACCGGGTCGGCCGAGCAGTGCAGTTCGAGCCGACCGCCGAGGCGCTGCTGGCGGCGCTGCGGGGAGGGCCCGACACGGTGACGGTCGTCACCGAGGAGCTGCGACCCGAGGTGACGACGGCTGCCTACGCGCAGGTGCTGTTCCTGCGGCAAGGCCAACACCGCCTCGATCTGTACCTCGACGGCCGCGTCGCGGGCTCCTACCGGGTCGCGGTCGGGACCGGGAACGACCCGACCCCCACCGGCGTGTACCACGTCAGCCAGAAGCGGTACCGGCCGACGTGGGTCAACCCCTCCCCCAACGGCTGGGGTCGGGGCATGCCCCGGCGGATCGGGCCGGGTCCCAACAACCCACTGGGGCTGCGGGCGCTGAACTGGTCGGCCCCCGGCGCCATCCGGTTCCACGGCACCGCCAACGTCGACTCGTTGGGACGGGACGCATCGCACGGTTGCGTCCGCCTGTCCAACCCCGACATCGTCGGGCTGTACGGTCAGGTCGACGTCGGGGCGGTGATCGTCTCGATCCGCTGA
- a CDS encoding CoA-binding protein: MVGGALVDAHEHEPLGHAGARHDRSCRHGDRTKRLAGWTPATVASRAILRGAGRTAVGDRDGDQDATIRRVLGYTRRIAVVGLSRSSHRPSHGVAAALITQGYDVVPVNPHADEVLGERAYPSLADVVGTIDLVDVFRREQHLPDVTRQAAEVGAKAVWYQLGLRSADGRRIAAEAGLDLVEDRCLKVEVARLEHDMQLPPR, encoded by the coding sequence ATGGTCGGCGGGGCGCTCGTTGATGCACACGAACACGAACCGCTCGGGCATGCCGGCGCGCGCCACGATCGCTCCTGTCGTCACGGCGACCGTACCAAGCGCCTGGCCGGGTGGACGCCTGCGACCGTGGCGTCGCGTGCCATCCTGCGCGGGGCAGGGAGGACGGCGGTGGGCGATCGCGACGGGGACCAGGATGCGACCATCCGGCGGGTTCTGGGCTACACCCGTCGGATCGCCGTGGTCGGGCTGTCGCGCAGCTCGCACCGGCCGAGTCACGGGGTGGCGGCGGCGCTGATCACCCAGGGCTACGACGTCGTGCCGGTCAACCCCCATGCCGACGAGGTCCTGGGCGAGCGCGCGTACCCGTCGCTCGCCGACGTTGTGGGGACGATCGACCTGGTCGACGTGTTCCGTCGCGAGCAGCACCTGCCCGACGTCACCCGCCAGGCTGCCGAGGTCGGAGCCAAGGCGGTGTGGTACCAGCTGGGTCTGCGGTCGGCGGACGGGCGGCGGATCGCCGCCGAAGCCGGGCTGGACCTCGTCGAGGACCGCTGTTTGAAGGTGGAGGTCGCCCGCCTGGAGCACGACATGCAGCTCCCACCACGCTGA
- the folP gene encoding dihydropteroate synthase, with protein MGIVNRTPDSFYPPGATFDLDAAIARVRSMIAEGADIIDVGGVKGGPGDPVGPLEERARVVPLVEAVRAEADVVVSVDTFRAEVADAALEAGADLVNDVTGAHDPDILAVVSERGAGYVAMHHGGRPRTRPFRRGYRPDVTTAVVAECATLADRAIAHGVAPDRIVVDPGHDFVKTTYHSLELTRRLPELVALGYPVLVALSNKDFIGETLDASIDARVDGSVAAAVFAILRGASILRVHEVARTVDAVRMTEALLGWRAPTVAVRGLE; from the coding sequence ATGGGCATCGTGAACCGCACGCCCGACTCGTTCTACCCGCCCGGCGCCACGTTCGACCTCGACGCCGCCATCGCCCGCGTCCGCAGCATGATCGCCGAAGGCGCCGACATCATCGACGTCGGCGGGGTCAAGGGCGGACCGGGCGACCCGGTCGGTCCCCTCGAGGAGCGCGCCAGGGTCGTGCCCCTGGTCGAGGCCGTCCGGGCCGAGGCCGACGTGGTCGTGTCGGTCGACACCTTCCGCGCGGAGGTCGCCGACGCGGCGCTGGAGGCCGGAGCCGACCTGGTCAACGACGTGACCGGCGCCCACGACCCCGACATCCTCGCGGTCGTCTCCGAGCGCGGTGCCGGGTACGTCGCCATGCACCACGGCGGCCGACCACGGACCCGTCCGTTCCGCCGCGGGTACCGGCCCGATGTCACGACGGCCGTCGTGGCCGAGTGCGCGACGCTGGCCGACCGCGCGATCGCCCACGGTGTCGCCCCCGACCGCATCGTGGTCGATCCCGGTCACGACTTCGTCAAGACCACCTACCACTCGCTGGAGCTCACCCGCCGCCTGCCGGAACTCGTCGCGCTCGGCTACCCGGTCCTGGTCGCCCTGTCCAACAAGGACTTCATCGGCGAGACGCTCGACGCGTCCATCGACGCGCGCGTCGACGGCAGCGTGGCGGCCGCGGTCTTCGCGATCCTGCGGGGGGCGAGCATCCTGCGGGTGCACGAGGTCGCCCGCACGGTCGACGCGGTGCGGATGACCGAGGCGCTGCTGGGCTGGCGCGCACCGACCGTGGCGGTCCGCGGCCTGGAATAG
- a CDS encoding DivIVA domain-containing protein, which translates to MGAWVAVGVAVGVAYVAVLVALLAGGRATRRGPHPPDWLVPTPVEVRRIRFPLAWRGYDPEHVDVHLDALAAAYEELYAAAGPSVVAQARQRLAVRLDVDDRSP; encoded by the coding sequence GTGGGCGCGTGGGTGGCGGTCGGGGTGGCGGTCGGCGTGGCCTACGTCGCGGTCCTGGTCGCGCTGCTCGCGGGGGGCCGGGCGACGCGTCGGGGACCGCACCCTCCGGACTGGCTGGTCCCCACTCCAGTGGAGGTCCGCCGGATCCGTTTCCCGCTGGCGTGGCGCGGCTACGACCCCGAGCACGTCGATGTCCACCTCGACGCGCTCGCCGCCGCCTACGAGGAGCTGTACGCCGCAGCAGGACCGTCGGTCGTGGCCCAGGCACGGCAGCGGCTGGCGGTCCGGCTGGACGTCGACGACCGCTCACCCTGA
- a CDS encoding alpha/beta hydrolase, with the protein MFAEIDGCTLHYLSYGEGPPVVLVHGLGGTASVWHGVMQALQQHHHVVALDLRGHGRSDGKGRFSIDGWANDLRGLIRHLDLTAVTLVGHSLGSLIVQHLAHSDPDICDEMVLVGGISYFQPPTSDAYRDRADIVERDGMDAVVDAWLDGAVSAQTHATMPGAVGLLREMFVRNDPVMYAKSCRALVKAPQIPRTEIGQPTLAVVGAHDRSTPLAMAEELRRDIPVCRVRVIPHVGHWVPIEDPGTLAAAVLEFLT; encoded by the coding sequence ATGTTCGCCGAGATCGACGGCTGCACGCTGCACTACCTTAGCTACGGTGAGGGACCGCCGGTCGTGCTCGTCCACGGGCTCGGCGGGACCGCCAGCGTCTGGCACGGCGTCATGCAGGCCCTGCAGCAGCACCACCACGTGGTCGCGCTCGACCTGCGCGGTCACGGCCGCTCCGATGGCAAGGGCCGCTTCAGCATCGATGGGTGGGCCAACGACCTGCGTGGCCTGATCCGTCACCTGGACCTCACCGCAGTGACCCTGGTCGGCCACTCGCTCGGCAGCCTGATCGTCCAGCATCTGGCGCACAGCGACCCGGACATCTGTGACGAGATGGTGCTGGTGGGCGGCATCTCGTACTTCCAGCCGCCGACGTCCGATGCGTACCGCGACCGGGCGGACATCGTCGAGCGCGACGGGATGGATGCCGTGGTGGACGCCTGGCTCGATGGGGCCGTCTCCGCACAGACCCACGCCACCATGCCCGGCGCGGTCGGCTTGCTCCGGGAGATGTTCGTGCGCAACGACCCGGTGATGTACGCCAAGTCCTGCCGGGCACTGGTCAAGGCGCCGCAGATCCCCCGCACGGAGATCGGCCAACCGACCCTCGCGGTGGTCGGCGCGCATGACCGCTCCACGCCGCTGGCGATGGCCGAGGAGCTGCGTCGCGACATCCCCGTGTGCCGCGTGCGGGTCATCCCGCACGTCGGGCACTGGGTGCCGATCGAAGACCCCGGCACGCTCGCCGCAGCCGTCCTCGAGTTCCTGACCTGA
- a CDS encoding SRPBCC family protein has protein sequence MRVAVSRELAAPPSVVWQVLTDWERQAEWMVDARAVHVTGDRRQGTGVELRVPTRIVGLTVQDTMRVTVWEPPRMLEVRHTGRLISGVGAFVLEPADGGTHLVWWEEVDPPLGALGDLGASLVVRPYLVRLFGRSLDAFARICQREAHRRDEVRRDG, from the coding sequence TTGCGGGTCGCAGTCAGCCGGGAGCTGGCCGCGCCGCCGAGCGTGGTGTGGCAGGTGCTCACCGACTGGGAGCGTCAGGCCGAGTGGATGGTCGATGCGCGTGCGGTGCACGTCACCGGAGACCGACGCCAGGGGACGGGCGTGGAGCTGCGCGTCCCGACCCGGATCGTGGGCCTGACGGTGCAGGACACGATGCGGGTCACCGTGTGGGAGCCGCCACGCATGCTCGAGGTCCGGCACACCGGTCGCCTGATCAGCGGCGTCGGCGCGTTCGTCCTGGAGCCGGCCGACGGTGGCACGCACCTGGTGTGGTGGGAGGAGGTCGATCCGCCGTTGGGTGCGTTGGGGGATCTTGGCGCATCCCTGGTCGTGCGCCCGTACCTGGTGCGGCTGTTCGGACGGAGCCTGGACGCCTTCGCCCGGATCTGCCAACGGGAGGCCCACCGCCGGGACGAGGTGCGCCGCGATGGGTGA
- a CDS encoding VIT1/CCC1 transporter family protein produces MGEALDAKDATRFREFWEDELRAADLYRRLAEHAGDRRDVFLALAETEERHAAHWAELLSEAGVDDLRRPRPDLRTRLLVLVARRFGIHAVLPIVIRAEATDADKYRTVAHAPEAMSQEEIAHGRVLAAVGGVSTAGGRIATSEGRHRTGAGGALRAAVFGVNDGLVSNFSLVMGVAGGTQDNRVILLAGVAGLFAGAFSMGTGEWISVRSQTELYQREIAIEREELRRWPEEEQAELALIFRAKGMAHAEAEAVAARIMSDPDAALDTLAREELGVDPEDLASPWVAAISSFVSFALGAAVPVVPFLISAGVAALVAAAALSAAALLTVGASLSIFTGRGAALSGGRMVGVGVLAAAATYLIGTLFGVAVG; encoded by the coding sequence ATGGGTGAGGCGCTCGACGCCAAAGACGCGACCCGCTTCCGTGAGTTCTGGGAAGACGAGCTGCGGGCGGCGGACCTGTACCGGCGTCTCGCTGAGCACGCGGGCGACCGACGCGACGTCTTCCTCGCCCTGGCCGAGACCGAAGAGCGCCACGCCGCCCACTGGGCCGAGCTGCTGTCGGAAGCCGGCGTGGACGACCTGCGCCGGCCTCGGCCGGACCTGCGGACCCGGTTGCTGGTCCTCGTCGCTCGCCGCTTCGGCATCCACGCTGTCCTCCCGATCGTGATCCGTGCAGAGGCCACCGACGCCGACAAGTACCGGACGGTGGCGCATGCTCCCGAAGCGATGTCGCAGGAGGAGATCGCTCACGGCCGCGTCCTGGCGGCGGTCGGAGGCGTGTCCACCGCAGGTGGCCGCATCGCCACGTCCGAGGGTCGCCACCGGACCGGCGCGGGCGGGGCGTTGCGCGCTGCCGTGTTCGGCGTCAACGACGGTCTCGTTTCGAACTTCTCGCTGGTGATGGGAGTCGCCGGTGGGACGCAGGACAACCGCGTCATCCTGCTGGCGGGGGTGGCCGGCCTGTTCGCCGGCGCTTTCTCGATGGGGACGGGCGAGTGGATCTCCGTGCGCTCCCAGACCGAGCTGTACCAGCGCGAGATCGCCATCGAACGCGAGGAGCTGCGCCGGTGGCCGGAGGAGGAGCAGGCAGAGCTCGCCCTGATCTTCCGCGCCAAGGGCATGGCGCACGCCGAGGCCGAAGCGGTCGCCGCGCGGATCATGTCCGACCCCGACGCCGCGCTGGACACGCTGGCCCGCGAGGAGCTGGGCGTCGACCCGGAGGATCTCGCGTCACCGTGGGTGGCCGCGATCTCGTCGTTCGTGTCGTTCGCGCTGGGCGCAGCCGTCCCGGTCGTCCCGTTCCTCATCAGCGCCGGCGTGGCGGCCCTGGTCGCGGCGGCGGCGCTGTCCGCCGCTGCGCTCCTCACGGTCGGAGCGTCGCTGTCGATCTTCACCGGACGAGGAGCGGCCTTGTCTGGCGGACGTATGGTCGGCGTCGGTGTCCTGGCCGCCGCCGCCACCTACCTGATCGGCACGCTCTTCGGGGTCGCGGTGGGTTGA
- a CDS encoding galactose oxidase → MPRTADVRRGGAWATLAGAVLVVACARGSDPAPPPSSPTAAAPTAATATDAQTAPQAGGWERLVAAPSRRTEVTAATDGEEIVVVGGFVEGGDTVPTVEIFDPRAGAWRNGPDLPVSVNHAMSTGLDGSVYVLGGYLGPGLARPSDRAFRLHEGAWQELPRLPEPRAAGGAAAVAGEVYVAGGVGRNGLADTLLIFDPGTGSWRTAPGPPTLREHLGVAATEDRLFVVGGRTGGIGTNLAAAEEFDAQAGEWRRLPDLPTARGGIGAAGTDTGFVLAAGGEDASGTFADAEAFDVREGRWRVLPPLPTARHGLGVVAIGVRVYTIAGGPDPGYAFSDAVEVIELRREPTA, encoded by the coding sequence TTGCCACGCACCGCTGACGTGCGTCGCGGCGGGGCCTGGGCGACGTTGGCCGGTGCCGTCCTGGTGGTGGCGTGCGCACGCGGTTCGGATCCGGCGCCGCCGCCGTCCTCGCCGACCGCAGCCGCGCCGACCGCGGCAACGGCGACCGACGCGCAGACCGCGCCGCAGGCCGGCGGCTGGGAGCGCCTGGTGGCCGCACCGTCGCGGCGCACGGAGGTGACGGCCGCCACCGACGGGGAAGAGATCGTGGTGGTCGGCGGGTTCGTGGAGGGCGGTGACACCGTCCCCACGGTGGAGATCTTCGACCCGCGGGCTGGCGCCTGGCGCAACGGTCCCGACCTGCCTGTCAGCGTCAACCACGCCATGTCCACCGGCCTGGACGGCTCCGTCTACGTCCTCGGCGGTTACCTCGGCCCCGGCCTCGCGCGCCCCTCGGATCGGGCGTTCCGGCTGCACGAGGGCGCCTGGCAGGAGCTTCCTCGTCTTCCCGAACCTCGTGCCGCCGGCGGGGCGGCGGCGGTGGCCGGCGAGGTGTACGTCGCCGGCGGGGTGGGCCGGAACGGTCTGGCGGACACCCTGCTGATCTTCGATCCGGGCACCGGTTCATGGCGCACGGCGCCGGGGCCTCCCACCCTCCGTGAGCACCTGGGGGTCGCAGCGACCGAGGACCGGCTGTTCGTGGTTGGAGGACGCACCGGCGGGATCGGAACGAACCTGGCCGCCGCAGAGGAGTTCGACGCGCAAGCCGGCGAGTGGCGGCGGTTACCGGACCTGCCGACCGCGCGAGGCGGGATCGGCGCGGCCGGCACGGACACAGGCTTCGTGCTCGCTGCGGGCGGGGAGGACGCCAGCGGGACGTTCGCCGACGCCGAGGCGTTCGACGTGCGTGAGGGTCGCTGGCGGGTCCTGCCACCGCTGCCGACCGCTCGCCACGGGCTGGGCGTGGTGGCGATCGGCGTGCGGGTCTACACCATCGCAGGCGGCCCCGATCCCGGCTACGCGTTCTCCGACGCGGTGGAGGTGATCGAGCTGCGCCGCGAGCCGACGGCGTGA
- a CDS encoding AI-2E family transporter gives MGDRTSREWTGAAALTDRRGGHRIVAHDPSADPVPAWLSTSAAVGGRLLVVAAGAALALAIFARLYLATAPVVIALFLATLAVPAARWMERVGLPRTSAAAATVLGGIVVIAGLIGVAIPLFMSQMGQLGQQVQQGWESILQWLQGSPLPVSADQLRQLVDRAAQQARDNAGRILTGAFTGLALVAEIMTILVLSLIVLFFFVKDSEPIAGWILRQVPDGRRATVQRAAERAWATLTGYTHGVVIVAAVDAIAVGLGLVLIGVPLVLPLMLLTFFGGFIPIVGAFAAGLVAVLVAVVSGGPVDALLVLVLFVAVQQIEGNFLQPVVMGRAVQLHPVVILLALTAGATIAGIAGAFLAVPVTAVLAAVGNEVRSGSDHDSSDPGSQRAGREAASAEPDPDDAEPRPANEAEDGASSSQRPAADQS, from the coding sequence GTGGGCGACAGGACCTCGCGCGAGTGGACCGGCGCCGCTGCCCTGACCGACCGCCGCGGCGGCCACCGGATCGTGGCACACGACCCGTCAGCGGACCCCGTCCCGGCTTGGCTCAGCACTTCCGCGGCGGTCGGCGGGCGCCTGCTGGTGGTGGCGGCGGGCGCGGCGCTGGCGCTGGCGATCTTCGCACGTCTGTACCTGGCAACGGCTCCGGTCGTCATCGCGCTGTTCCTCGCCACGCTCGCGGTTCCGGCCGCCCGCTGGATGGAGCGGGTGGGCCTGCCCCGCACCTCGGCGGCGGCCGCCACCGTCCTCGGCGGGATAGTGGTCATCGCGGGTCTGATCGGCGTGGCGATCCCGCTGTTCATGTCCCAGATGGGACAGCTCGGCCAGCAGGTCCAGCAGGGCTGGGAGTCCATCCTGCAGTGGCTTCAGGGCTCGCCGCTGCCGGTCTCCGCCGACCAGCTCCGGCAGCTCGTCGACCGAGCGGCGCAGCAGGCCCGGGACAACGCCGGCCGGATCCTGACCGGGGCGTTCACCGGCCTGGCGCTGGTCGCCGAGATCATGACGATATTGGTGCTCAGCCTGATCGTGCTGTTCTTCTTCGTCAAAGACAGCGAACCGATCGCCGGGTGGATCCTGCGCCAGGTCCCGGATGGGCGGCGCGCCACGGTGCAGCGTGCCGCAGAACGTGCGTGGGCCACGCTGACCGGCTACACGCACGGCGTGGTGATCGTGGCGGCGGTCGACGCGATCGCGGTCGGCCTGGGGCTCGTCCTGATCGGTGTGCCGCTGGTCCTGCCGTTGATGCTGCTGACGTTCTTCGGTGGCTTCATCCCGATCGTCGGTGCGTTCGCGGCCGGGCTGGTCGCGGTGCTGGTCGCAGTCGTCAGCGGCGGGCCGGTCGACGCACTGCTGGTGCTCGTCCTGTTCGTCGCCGTGCAGCAGATCGAGGGCAACTTCCTGCAGCCGGTGGTGATGGGGCGAGCGGTCCAGCTGCATCCGGTCGTGATCCTGCTGGCGCTCACCGCCGGGGCGACCATCGCTGGCATCGCCGGCGCGTTCCTGGCTGTCCCGGTCACGGCCGTCCTCGCGGCCGTCGGGAACGAGGTGCGCTCGGGCAGCGACCACGACAGCAGCGATCCAGGCTCTCAGCGTGCTGGACGTGAGGCGGCGAGCGCCGAGCCGGACCCGGACGACGCCGAGCCGCGCCCCGCGAACGAGGCCGAGGACGGCGCGTCGTCGTCGCAGCGGCCCGCCGCGGACCAGTCCTAA
- a CDS encoding leucyl aminopeptidase translates to MPTFEVTAAELTAAEADVVAIPAVAAPSLDEDADEQADPPVPTLGPGAEQLAAAIDVDLGAECRALRFDGSVGSVARIPTRGAIPASLVLIVGLGKSEDLDAEAVRKAAAAVADATSRQRSMATTIPAGADRLEPARAAQAFVEGLSLGAYRFSHYKSKTDEHRLEQVAVHGTATDAVGDGVRTGDIHARAAAVARDLVNEPAANKRPPGFADRVRTLVDGTDVDITVLDEAALERGGYGGIIAVGKGSEAPPRLVELSYAPDGAERHVALVGKGITFDSGGLSLKSGSGMMTMKMDMGGAAAVVATVTAAAELQLPVRLTGVLALAENMPSATAQRPGDVYTARNGKTVEVLNTDAEGRLVLSDALAHASERQPDVVVDLATLTGAVVVALGNRIGGVLTDHDGLADGLLAASQTSGERLWRLPLPDDYREDLKSEVADLKNIGQQGVAGTIIGGLFLKEFVADGIPWAHLDIAGIAWSDKQYGYVRKGGTGAPVRTLLEWLTAGAGA, encoded by the coding sequence GTGCCCACGTTCGAGGTGACCGCCGCGGAGCTGACCGCGGCAGAGGCCGACGTCGTCGCGATCCCCGCGGTCGCGGCGCCTTCGCTCGACGAGGATGCCGACGAGCAGGCCGATCCCCCGGTGCCGACGCTCGGGCCCGGCGCGGAGCAGCTGGCCGCCGCGATCGACGTGGACCTCGGCGCCGAGTGCCGGGCACTGCGGTTCGACGGGAGCGTCGGGAGCGTCGCGCGGATCCCGACGCGGGGCGCGATCCCCGCGTCGCTCGTGCTGATCGTCGGCCTGGGCAAATCCGAGGACCTCGACGCCGAAGCGGTGCGCAAGGCCGCCGCCGCGGTCGCCGACGCGACGTCCAGACAGCGGTCGATGGCCACGACCATCCCGGCCGGTGCCGATCGCTTGGAGCCGGCCCGCGCTGCACAGGCGTTCGTGGAAGGGCTGTCGCTCGGCGCCTACCGCTTCAGCCACTACAAGTCCAAGACCGACGAGCACCGCCTCGAGCAGGTCGCGGTCCACGGCACCGCGACGGACGCTGTCGGCGATGGCGTCCGCACCGGTGACATCCACGCGCGGGCGGCCGCCGTCGCCCGCGACCTCGTCAACGAACCTGCTGCCAACAAGCGCCCCCCCGGATTCGCCGACCGCGTCCGAACGCTGGTCGACGGCACCGACGTGGACATCACCGTCCTCGACGAGGCGGCCCTGGAGCGGGGCGGGTACGGGGGGATCATCGCCGTCGGGAAGGGATCGGAGGCGCCACCGCGGCTGGTCGAGCTGAGCTACGCCCCAGACGGTGCCGAGCGTCATGTCGCACTGGTCGGCAAGGGCATCACCTTCGACTCCGGCGGGCTGTCGCTGAAGTCCGGGAGCGGGATGATGACCATGAAGATGGACATGGGCGGTGCGGCGGCGGTCGTCGCGACCGTCACGGCCGCCGCGGAGCTGCAACTCCCCGTGCGCCTGACCGGCGTGTTGGCCCTGGCCGAGAACATGCCATCGGCGACGGCGCAGCGCCCCGGCGACGTGTACACCGCCCGCAACGGCAAGACCGTCGAGGTGCTGAACACCGACGCCGAGGGGCGCCTCGTGCTGTCCGACGCGCTGGCTCACGCCAGCGAACGCCAGCCCGACGTCGTCGTGGACCTCGCCACGCTCACCGGCGCGGTCGTCGTGGCGCTCGGAAACCGCATCGGCGGAGTCCTCACCGACCACGACGGCTTGGCCGACGGCCTGCTCGCCGCGTCCCAGACGTCGGGTGAGCGTCTGTGGCGCCTGCCGCTCCCCGACGACTACCGCGAGGACCTCAAGAGCGAGGTCGCCGACCTGAAGAACATCGGCCAGCAGGGCGTCGCCGGGACCATCATCGGTGGGCTGTTCCTCAAGGAGTTCGTCGCCGACGGGATCCCCTGGGCGCACCTGGACATCGCCGGGATCGCCTGGTCGGACAAGCAGTACGGCTACGTGCGCAAGGGCGGGACCGGCGCGCCGGTCCGCACGCTCCTGGAGTGGCTGACCGCCGGCGCCGGCGCCTGA
- a CDS encoding YibE/F family protein yields the protein MQHVERAMLIAVAVLVALTALGMWLLWPGQRPQAPGAPPLYAGRVVQAQDYQCPDLGSQAEEAFGFQRTGPCQRVEVAILEGPGAGETFRIDTAEEDYPAFEHGDRVRVGVATIGEADRTYYVADFARLRPLLVLFLVFVAAAVAVGRWYGVRSLAGLALSLAIIVWFVVPGILAGSNPFAVAVVGAFAIMLVTLYLAHGFTVKTSAALIGTAAALGLTALLGVAFVAFANLTGLASEEASLARFAVEGLDLRGLVLAGLVIGALGVLDDVTVSQASTVFAVHEANPDQSFGEVFRRAMSVGRDHIASTVNTLVLAYVGASIPLIVLFSTGGLPAAEIVNAEIVAEEVVRTLVGSVGLISAVPLTTALATAVAMRRDAGELPVPAHLRDDVDEDELSDEELAHRRWIAYLRSGATEGEPPSVPSAEEDGS from the coding sequence GTGCAGCACGTCGAACGCGCCATGCTGATCGCCGTGGCGGTCCTGGTGGCCCTCACCGCCCTTGGGATGTGGTTGCTGTGGCCGGGGCAACGGCCGCAGGCCCCCGGCGCCCCGCCGCTGTACGCCGGTCGCGTGGTGCAGGCACAGGACTACCAGTGCCCCGACCTCGGCTCTCAGGCCGAGGAGGCGTTCGGGTTCCAGCGCACGGGCCCGTGCCAACGGGTCGAGGTCGCCATCCTCGAGGGGCCGGGTGCCGGCGAGACGTTCCGCATCGATACGGCCGAGGAGGACTACCCGGCGTTCGAACACGGTGACCGTGTCCGCGTCGGCGTCGCGACGATCGGCGAGGCCGACCGCACCTACTACGTGGCGGACTTCGCCCGGCTGCGGCCATTGCTGGTGCTGTTCCTGGTGTTCGTGGCCGCCGCGGTGGCGGTGGGCCGCTGGTACGGGGTGCGGTCGCTGGCCGGACTGGCGCTGAGCCTGGCGATCATCGTGTGGTTCGTGGTCCCCGGGATCCTGGCGGGGAGCAACCCGTTCGCGGTCGCTGTGGTCGGGGCGTTCGCGATCATGCTGGTCACCTTGTACCTCGCCCACGGCTTCACGGTGAAGACCAGCGCCGCCCTGATCGGGACGGCCGCGGCGTTGGGCCTCACCGCCCTGCTCGGGGTGGCGTTCGTCGCGTTCGCCAACCTGACCGGACTCGCGTCGGAGGAGGCGAGCCTGGCTCGCTTCGCGGTCGAGGGGCTGGACCTGCGCGGCCTGGTCCTGGCCGGCCTGGTGATCGGGGCGCTGGGCGTCCTGGACGACGTCACCGTCAGTCAGGCGTCGACCGTGTTCGCCGTCCACGAGGCCAACCCCGACCAGTCCTTCGGTGAGGTGTTCCGGCGGGCGATGAGCGTGGGACGCGACCACATCGCGTCGACCGTGAACACATTGGTGCTGGCCTACGTCGGGGCGTCCATCCCGCTGATCGTGTTGTTCTCGACGGGTGGCCTGCCGGCGGCCGAGATCGTCAACGCCGAGATCGTCGCCGAGGAGGTGGTGCGGACGCTGGTGGGGTCGGTCGGGCTGATATCGGCGGTGCCCCTGACCACGGCCCTGGCGACCGCCGTCGCCATGCGCCGCGACGCCGGGGAGCTCCCCGTCCCAGCCCACCTGCGCGACGACGTCGACGAGGACGAGCTCAGCGACGAGGAGCTCGCGCACCGGCGGTGGATCGCGTACCTGCGCAGCGGCGCGACGGAAGGCGAGCCCCCCAGCGTCCCGTCCGCTGAAGAGGACGGCTCGTGA